In Oreochromis niloticus isolate F11D_XX linkage group LG5, O_niloticus_UMD_NMBU, whole genome shotgun sequence, a single window of DNA contains:
- the spdef gene encoding SAM pointed domain-containing Ets transcription factor, with product MSNPVGSVPETTSYGSRIGMTEDSLSILEQSRGCEDPWEMGETKPNVEALERGMPGVYLSCFDMLLTEDATWLVKVSEASSALALPMSRVEPREEPEQCPVIDSQEQGISPGLEGQEEERSLEQVQSMVVGEVLKDIETACKLLNITPDPIEWNTGNVQKWLLWTEHLYRLPHAGKAFQELTGKDLCAMSEEEFRQRSPQCGDTLHAHLDIWKSAAWMKERFSIGDTKTTGSEELWSEADSSCSGQPIHLWQFLRELLLKPHNYGRCIRWLNKEKGIFKIEDSAHVARLWGLRKNRPAMNYDKLSRSIRQYYKKGIIRKPDVSQRLVYQFVHPV from the exons ATGTCAAACCCAGTGGGCAGCGTACCCGAAACCACATCGTATGGGTCTCGGATTGGGATGACAGAGGACTCCCTCTCCATCCTGGAGCAAAGCAGAGGCTGCGAAGACCCCTGGGAGATGGGGGAAACCAAACCAAACGTGGAAGCCCTGGAGCGGGGCATGCCAGGCGTCTACCTCTCCTGCTTCGACATGCTCCTCACAGAAGATGCTACTTGGCTGGTGAAAGTTTCAGAGGCCTCTTCAGCACTGGCTTTACCCATGAGCCGCGTAGAACCCCGGGAGGAACCGGAGCAGTGCCCGGTCATTGATAGCCAGGAACAGGGGATCTCTCCTGGCCTGGAGGGGCAGGAGGAGGAGCGATCTCTGGAGCAGGTGCAGAGCATGGTTGTGGGAGAAGTACTGAAGGACATTGAAACAGCCTGCAAACTGCTCAACATCACCCCAG ATCCGATAGAGTGGAATACTGGGAATGTCCAGAAGTGGCTGCTCTGGACTGAACATCTCTACAGATTGCCCCATGCGGGAAAGGCCTTCCAGGAGCTGACGGGAAAGGATCTGTGCGCCATGAGCGAGGAGGAGTTTCGCCAGCGTTCCCCGCAGTGTGGAGACACGCTGCACGCACACCTGGACATATGGAAGTCAg CTGCATGGATGAAAGAGCGGTTTTCCATTGGAGACACTAAAACTACAG GCAGCGAGGAGCTATGGTCTGAGGCAGATTCATCTTGTTCAGGTCAACCTATTCATCTGTGGCAGTTTCTCAGAGAGCTCCTGCTCAAACCCCACAACTATGGACGTTGCATTCGCTGGCTCAATAAAGAAAAGG GTATTTTCAAAATCGAAGACTCTGCCCACGTCGCGAGACTGTGGGGACTCCGAAAGAATCGACCTGCAATGAACTACGACAAGCTGAGCCGTTCCATACGTCAGTACTACAAGAAAGGCATCATCCGCAAGCCCGACGTGTCTCAGAGACTGGTCTACCAGTTTGTTCACCCAGTATGA
- the pacsin1b gene encoding protein kinase C and casein kinase substrate in neurons protein 1, which yields MSGAYDESASLEETTDSFWEVGNYKRTVKRIDDGHRLCNDLMNCIQERAKIEKSYAQQLTEWSKRWRQLVDKGPQYGTVERAWMAMMTEAENVSELHQDIKNYLINEDFEKVKNWQKDSYHKQMMGGFKETKEAEEGFKKAQKPWAKKLKELEAAKKTYHMACKEEKLATTREANIKGESSVAADQQKKLHEKVDKCKQDSQKTKEKYEKALDELSKCTPSYMENMEQVFDQCQQFEEKRLSFLREVMLDVKRHLNLTENQSYATVYRELERTITSASPQEDLKWFSNTHGPGMHMNWPQFEEYNPDLVHNISKKEKSKKGNDVVMLTHVTTAGDHAVDRGSVSSYDKNQAYTASTEWSDEDQMAPNSGNDTNGGMNPFDEDVGTGVRVRALYDYDGQEQDELSFRVGDELTKLEDEDDQGWCKGRLDNGKLGLYPANYVETI from the exons ATGTCTGGAGCCTACGACGAGTCCGCCAGTCTGGAGGAGACCACAGACAGTTTCTGGGAG gtTGGGAACTACAAACGCACGGTAAAGCGGATTGATGATGGTCATCGGCTCTGCAATGATCTGATGAACTGCATCCAAGAGCGTGCCAAAATTGAGAAATCCTACGCACAGCAACTGACCGAGTGGTCCAAGAGATGGAGACAGCTGGTAGACAAAG GGCCTCAGTACGGCACAGTAGAACGAGCTTGGATGGCGATGATGACAGAGGCCGAGAACGTGAGCGAGCTCCATCAGGACATTAAGAACTACCTGATCAATGAGGACTTTGAGAAAGTGAAGAACTGGCAGAAAGACTCGTACCACAAACAAATGATGGGTGGATTCAAGGAAACCAAAGAGGCAGAGGAAGGCTTTAAGAAGGCTCAGAAACCATGGGCCAAAAAACTGAAAGAG CTCGAGGCTGCCAAGAAAACATACCACATGGCCTGCAAAGAGGAGAAGCTGGCTACCACCAGAGAGGCCAACATCAAGGGAGAGTCATCTGTGGCAGCTGATCAACAGAAGAAACTCCATGAGAAAGTGGACAAATGTAAACAGGACTCACAGAAG ACTAAGGAGAAGTATGAGAAGGCTCTGGATGAACTAAGTAAATGCACCCCTTCATACATGGAGAACATGGAGCAGGTGTTCGACCAGTGCCAGCAGTTTGAAGAGAAGAGGCTGAGTTTCCTCAGGGAGGTGATGCTGGATGTCAAACGCCACCTCAACCTCACAGAGAACCAAAG TTATGCTACAGTGTACAGAGAGCTTGAACGCACCATCACATCAGCCAGCCCACAAGAAGATCTGAAGTGGTTCAGCAACACTCACGGTCCCGGCATGCACATGAACTGGCCACAGTTTGAG gaaTACAACCCAGACCTTGTCCATAACATCTCtaagaaagaaaagtcaaaGAAAGGAAATGATGTAGTCATGCTGACTCATGTTACGACAGCAGGAGACCACGCTGTAGACCGAGGAAG TGTAAGCAGCTACGATAAAAACCAGGCGTACACGGCCTCCACAGAGTGGTCAGATGAGGACCAGATGGCCCCGAACTCAGGGAACGACACCAACGGAGGGATGAACCCCTTCGACGAAGATGTGGGCACAGGTGTGAGAGTGAGAGCGCTGTATGACTATGATGGCCAAGAGCAGGACGAACTCAGCTTCAGAGTTG GTGATGAGCTGACGAAACTGGAGGATGAGGACGATCAGGGCTGGTGTAAAGGTCGCCTGGACAACGGCAAGCTCGGTCTTTACCCAGCCAATTACGTGGAGACAATTTAA